cctaaccctaaccctaaccctaaccctaaccctaaccctaaccctaaccctaaccctaaccctaaccctaaccctaaccctaaccctaaccctaaccctaaccctaaccctgagtgactataatattatagcgggGCGAGCGTTTGCcctattcttatatttaactcgGGGCGgcctaagtatagtttatgcggggttatattataacccggATCTAGGCcttattttagtttttttattatatatacgtaggGCGAGCCTAAGGCGCTAGCGTTTAAATAGAGGgagtattttttattataatattatagttatagagTAGCTAAGGGCGGtagctatagtaagtatatttatttttagtttttatattatagcggtagcgggtatatttattacccccTCGCTATAGTAGcggcttatttaaactacttaagtaggtTTTTTAGGGGACTTATTAGGGGGCGGGCctactttatactattaatttaagttatattataaaaaagacgtgGCCCCGAGgcgcttttttattaatccttatattttttaagtatagtatactaattcttttttatagtactattttttatagtatatatattgcGCCGTACTataggcttattaaagttacgGCCTAttttaaggatttataagcgtaagtaagtaattataccgATCCCCGTTTTCTTTAAgcgaagtatattaataatactctcgtatagtactatttatagcgcttatatTACGCCGTGGGGCTGCGctgttttatattactttttaatttttataaacctctatttttattattacgtattactttataatgcttatatttatttattttgtTATTTTTAAGCACCGGGGctgttattatattactaagcgggCTGCTTAATTACGCGGTAACGCTAGGCTTCTGAACTTTTATAacctttagtttttatatttattattacttattacgtccgaagctattatttttaaagctattgtttttaaaactattgcCTTTAGATCCGTGGCctctaaagctattatttctaaagggctattattcttatagtagttacctctagagctatagcttttaaagctattatttttagagGGCTATTACTTTTAGAGTAGTTGTTTTAAGAGCTATAGTTTCTAAAGCTGTGGCTTTTagagagttattatttttaaagtagtcgTTTTTAGAGCTATAGTTTCTGAAGCCGTGGCTTTTAGAGCTATGGCTTTTAgagctatagcttatataatacttttatacttttaaagtacgttaagttttttaaaataacggagGGGCGCGTCTTAATaacaataataatattaaagtatagttattgcGCCCCGGAGcctataaaaatacttaactataCCCTATTATCTTTAGAgagagctattatattataataagtaagcgtTATAGTCCTatgtttatttataatacctacgTATAATAGCCTAGGCCCGGTCCGTATAGGCCCCTTAGCTTAGgtctagatttttaataaacctagCCGAGGGGCCCGGACAAGtatcttaatatagttataaagtacttaaggcgctagcgtttataatattattttattataatatagctatcaAAAAGTAGTTACggtagtagtaaatacgtcCGTAGCCTCTTAGTTAGTTAAGGGGGagggtacttatattaaactatattaagagCTCTGCTCGCTCGCGTTATACTAACGCCGGTTACTAAGggggccttattattaatattattagcctaagttatattttaaaaagacggAGCCCCGAGccgcttttttattatttttataagtctttatactttttaaatatagtacgCTAATGcctttatatagcgctacttataatacttatactatgccgtatttactaaggttatagtatactttaattatttacgggctaaagtaagtaattatactaggccccgttattttttaatatagtatattaacgctcttatatagcgctatctcttatagcgcttatactttactatacctcgagcttattaaaattataatatattttagttatttataggctagggtaagctattatactaagccccgttactttttaatataatatattaatatttttatatagcgcgctactcttattaatacttatactacgccgtattatatttcgggctagcgtttataaagtattatagggccttttaaaataatatatactctatactaaagagctttaattatactacctaaaggctttagttactatacttaaacttttaattatagtatttaaaagctttagCTATAGCCCTAGggctttaattataatacttaacgaaggctataatatttataagcttcggctatagccttattatatttttagctacGTAGCTAAAAAACCTTCGGCTATAGTACTTAACTTTActtaaccttttattataacgccttataacttttagctatataactaattaaggacttttagttatagtgCGCTATATAACTAGAGCTAAAAACCtttagctataattataacgcttaactttttacttttagctataatacttataaacttcggctatagccctattatacttttagccgtatagctaaagtatttagttataactatagcgcttaaccttttacttttagttataatattaacgagcttcggctataagcttattatacttttagctacGTAACTAaaaaacttttaattatagtacttaaccCTACTTAACTTTCTATTATAACGCcttataacttttaactatataactaactaaaaacctttagttatagcgcGCTATATAACTAGAGCTAAAAACCTTTAGCTATAACTATAgcgcttagctttttactttcggctatagtacttacgagctttagctatagccctattatacttttagctatatagctaaagtatttaactatagctattgtacttaactttttatttttagttataatacttacgaGCTTCGGCTAtaggcttattatacttttagctatatagctaaaaaaacCTTTAGTTATAACGCTTAACCCcgcttaactttttattttaacgcCCTATAacctttagctatatagctaattaaaaacctttagctatagcgcactatatagttaaaattaaaaacctttagctacggttataatacttagccttttacttttagctataatacttacgaaCTTCCGCTATAGccctattatacttttagctatataactaaagtatttaattataattatagtacttaaccttttatttttagttataatacttataagctttagttataggcttattatactttcggctatataattaaaaaacctttagttatagcgcttaaccctacttaactttttattataatactttataactttcggctatataactaactaagaacttttagctatagcgcttaactacttaactttttattataatgccttataactttttattatataactagagCTAAAAACCTTTAGCTACGGCTATAGCgcttaactttttacttttagttataatatttataagttttaattataagcctattatacttttagccaCGCAGCTAAAAAACCTTTAGCTACGGCGCCTTAGAgctagggctattattaccctacttattacccctagccgtagctaattagctttaactactttataaccTTCGGCCGCGCTGCGCATTAGGCTAAGGGGTATGAACTCTGTCTCTAGCCTGACCTTATGGACATTTCCCGTGTCAAGGTTATGCTGTGCGTGAATCTTAGGAAACAGAAACAAGTCGACCGGGCGGAGCAATACGGGCGTGAGGCTCTTGAGGAGTATCGAGCTCACCTCGGTCAAGAGCACGATACAACTATTATTGCTCAATACGCGCTTGCCTCAATCATGCTTATCTCACATCAAGACAAGGTTCATGATGCTGTTCAGCTTCTACAACAGAATGCGGACATCGTGGCTCGCAAGTTTGGCGAAGTCCACCCGGAGACTAGGGCTGCAACTTTGCACCTGGTCAATGCCTATATTAGGGCCAAACGCTTTGAAGAGGCCGAGGAGGCAGCACACCAGTGTCTCAAGATCAGCGGCAAGGTCCCAGAGTCCAGCAAAGCTTTGGAGCAAGCATATCATTATCTCGGATACGCCAAAGAGCTTCAAGATGAACTAGACGAAGCGAGTACGTTTTATAGAGCCTCTATTGAAATAGGGCTTGACAGTCGCGATGGGGTGCACTCTGATGATTCAATATATACCATGAGGCTCTTGGCAGCAATTCACGTTGGGAACAAAGACTTCCAAGAAGCTGAGACTCTTTTGCTGGAGGTCTTGGCAGCGTCGCCGCAGGTCTATGGGACAACCCGCCCTGACATGGCCTGTCGCGTCCATCATCTACTGGGACAGGTTTACGGAAGTACCGATAAAGCCCAAGAGTCCGTCGAGAACCATAGCTTAGCAGTAGATCTGGCTCGTGAAGCGCTCGGCGAAGATACAGAGGAGACTATGTGGTATACGGAGAGCCTCATCAGTGCAAAGTTGGCGACTCGGTCGTTTCGAGAGGCACTCCAGCTTGCTGAAGAGCTTCTGGCACATGCCGAGGAAGAACTCGGCGAATTCCACGAACTCTGACTCGCAGTCAAGCAAAGCCTTCTCGTCATCTACCAAAAACTAGGAATGTGGCCAGAGTCAGAGCGCCTCCATCGGGAATTCCTCCACTCTTTCGAAGAAACTGGGGCTGACTCCCCCGACGAATATGCCTTTCTCTATCGATCCTTATCAAATGTATGCACCAAGCAAGGCTTCCACAGCGACGCAGAAGTCTTCCTTTCGAAATTCTGGGATTGGTTCCAAAACAGCGAACCAgaccaagaagaagaaacggTCGAGGTTATGGCCGAGTTGGCACGAGCTTACGCAAGAACGGGAAAATTCGACGTCGCGAATCAGTTCATATCCCGCATGCAGGCCATAAGCGAGTCTCTCTTTCCTGACGATGACTATGATTATGAAGATAATCGGGACATTCTTTGCGCATCCGCGCGCGCAGATGTCATGTTCCTGGCCTGTCAACGGGAGGAAGCTGCAGACTTGAAGCAGAAATACGTGGACCTTCAACCCACCGACTTGGATGCGGTACTCGCCTTATTGGACATGTACGAGACAATAGGCGAATGTTCTAAAGCGGCAAAGGCTCTGCCTTTAGCCATTGGCGCTGCTTGGATCCTCAAGACGCAGTCAAGCCCGGAGGTTCACCAAATGGCGATCGCCAAGGTTGCTACTTATGATTCAAGGATACATACAGCAATAGGCGATTTTGAACTTGCCCAAGAACAGGCTACATTGGCAGTGAATCGGGCATCAAAGTGGGATCTCGGCAACTTCACCTACGCCGAAACATATCGAAACGCTCTCCAAGCCATGATGACGTTGTATGAGACACTCGGACGGGACAGAGAGAGGGAGGAGACAAGACTTAAGGTCAGTGATGGTCTTTGTATTTGGGTACCTTCTCTAGCTAAACATTCATGCAGCTTATGAGAGAACTTCGCCGACAGGAAGAAGCCAGGGACAACCACTTGGATGGATTGGCACGAGACCGGGCGAAGGTGAAAAGCTTTTTGACAGGAATGCTTTCAGTAGGACATCCTTAGGAACCTAGACAGGATATACAGGAAGGCTTGAGACGACTTTCTGTCTTTCTAATCTTTTACCTCTGTCCTCGGACCGGTGTCCGTTTCCTCAACCCAAATGTAATTACGTCTTTGTCCTAGTATAGAGACTTCTTATTTCCTCTTTTACCTACGAAATCCAGACTTCTTGGCCTTCTTTGTGACGTACGTAGTGCATTAAAATTGTTGAAGTCAAATAGTTCATGTGCTTGTTCAAGATTCAAAGAAATGATAGTCGAATAGCTTGCCTAGCTACCTTAACCTAGTCTACTTGATACGACTTTGAAATCCCTCCTACAAACGTACCTCTGATATTCCTCGCGGATATCTCCTCGTCCTCATCTGAGACAGAAGCGTGTTCATCTAATTACCTACTCAGGGGTAGTCGAAGGTAAGGTATCTAGTCTGACGTGACTGAATCCCAACTCTAAACTTTTCGGGTTCGGAAAGTCGGACAAAAGTCTCCACCAAACCCCATAATCCCGACCCCGAACCCCCCGCAATTCCACTCACGGCCCCGAGCCCGAACCCGAACTTCGCGGCCCGTGCCTCCATACTCTCTTATCCAAGTGCATAGGTGAACACCATCTCAACCCAGTAGACATTCAAATTTGAGGCATGCTCTGCTCAGACATTGGTTCGCATCCAAGGAGGGAAGTTCCTTTGGGTAGTAGCTCTGCCATTTCAACCCAAAGTGCTCGGTTCTCCGACCGACCGAACAATCTCACGTAAGACTCACTTCCCGAATCAAGCGCAATGAGCCTCCACGATGGCATACCAACGATAGCCATCAAAACTAGCGATAAAGCAGTTAGATCGATTGGGTACCGCAAATGCGCGGGGTTGGCTTACAGGGAAAATGTCTTATTGTGGCTACGCCAGTTGCAATTCGGCCTGGTGCCAACACATGAATGGAGAACGCCTTCAGATCAGCGTCTGACAAAGGAACCCCGCCAACATCATCACTCACAAGGCAATAAAAGATGAGATTGAACCCGCCTACATCGTGACTCCTAAATCACATTCACGCAACCCATCGTGATATCTTTCCGTCTGACCCAATTCCCCTAACCCAAATCTCCAACCGCCAAAATGCCCTACTTCTCCCGAAACCCCTCCTTCAACCTCTTCTACCTAGACGAAGGCCCCCGCACGGCATCCCACACAGTCCTCCTCATCACAGGCCTCTCGTGCGAAATGCACGACTGGTCCTGGCAGGTCCCCTTCCTCCTATCCCACAACCTCCGCGTAATCTCCATCGACAGCCGCGGTCAGGGCAAATCCTCCGCCCCGGCGCCGGACCCCAAAATCCGCACCTGGCCCGGCGTCGAGAAATCTGCCGACAGGGAGGTGATAGACTACTACCCGCAATCCACAGCCGAAGACATGCTCGCCATGCTATCACACCTGGGCATCACCAAGAACCTCATTGTCATCTCGCATTCCCTAGGTGAAGCGGCAGGGTACTACATTGCCACCACTCGTCCGGACCTCGTGAAAGCATCCATCGGCGTAGACCCAATTCACGCGTTCCCCAACGCCGTCCGCGAACGCGACACCTACCTCTTCAACGACCCCGAAGCCCAGGACAAGATCATTTCGACTCTCATCGAATTCTTCGGCACATACTGCTACTCCCCGGAATGTCCAGCCTGGCAAAAGACGTGGCACCTCCGCCGCATGGCACAGTTCGACAAGGCCGTCATGTACGCCCTGTGCTGGGGCGGCTGGGGAGACGCGCATAGCCTGGGCAGGCAAGAGAACGCAGTCAAGGCCTTTGCGGGAAAGCTCAAGTGCCCGCGCCTAACGCTGGGTTCGAACGATTGGTATGTTGGTACTGACCGTGATCATCTGCCGAAGGGCGATGAGGCGCTAGATGAGATTGTGGTTATCGAGGGCAAGGGCCACTGGTTTCACCAGCTCGAGAGCGAGGAGTTTAATGGGCATTTAGAGAGGTGGTTTCAAAAGATCGGCGTGCTCCCGGCGGTAGAAGCTGGCACGGCGTGATGAGTGCAAGGTCGTGTTCCAGCTTTCTAGTCAAGTGTGTTGGGTGGTTTGGAAGGGGCTCAGATTCAAgtgccggcggcggcgttcAGAGTGTACGGACTGTCAGCCGCGACGCGGACGGTGAAGGGTCCTTCACGGGATGACGTGGGACGCACCGTGACGGGGCTGTGAGAGGGGACTGCCGGCCCCATTCTCGGCCCTGCTTCTCGTAACCTTAAACAACCTTGATCTCGCCCTAACACAGGCACAAACACAATAAAGGGGTTCGGTTCCTCACGAGTCTGTGTCGTGCATCCTAGAATGTAGTTGACTAGTTGTTCTGCAAATGAGTCGGACTCCCGTCTATTGAGTAATCCGGCAATTGGGATTTCGAACACACATGACTTGGAGTGGAAGTGATGTCTTGTCAGCTCTGCCGACCGAAGCGGCTTTAGGGTTTCACGGGGTGCCAGTTGAGTCCGTCGCCGATGGAGGATGGGGCCAGTAGCCGGCGCTGGAAACTGGTGACGGACTGCTTGACATCGGAAGCGCGATAGAGTTGGGCGTGTAAGAGCCGCTCATCGTGGACATCGCCGAGGCCCCACAGTTCCGGCCAGCATTGCCGTCAAACGCCGGCACGCACTCACTGTTGCGGCGTCAATCAGCGGCAAAGGCGGGGATGGATCATGGAGGAGGACTAGGCGGGCTTCCAATGTGAGTGAGGTGGCTGAAGCGTTGGCTGCGTTGTGTGTGTGAACGGACGACTGGGCAGCAAAACGGCAACCCGCCGGCGGCGGTGCAGTGGCCGTGAGAATGCCGTCCGTCCAATTGGATGTGTCATGTCGCATGAATAACTTGCCGACTAAGTCCGTCGGCGATGAGGTCGGCCTGTGGCGGCCCTGTCTAGGATCCCGTCGCAAACTCTGGACGAGTCCGCTGCCGTCCCTCTCCATGGTTGCGTTGCGAGGATCCGAGCTCTTCGCTTCTTGTGATGTGCGCGCCGTCAAGGTCGGGGAAAGTTGGGGAATTTCGTCTGTGCTGCTCCATCCACGGGGAGATCATACTCATGGGTAAGGGTGGAAGAAGATGAGGGGTTCAACATCAGACCCAAGCTCCTTTTCTGCCCTCTCACCCCTCGCGGAATTCCAATGCAACGGCTTCTCCCCCACCATAGCTATGAGGAATCTTTGACGTCAGACTCTATGGCTCAAAGCAGAGGTCCAGTAACGGCATCGAGGGGAAGGTTGCTGACGACGCTAAAAGCCTGTCCCGCCTTGCTCCATAGGTTTTCCATGGGACGAAAGGCATCCTCTCTCGAGTAAGTGATATTGCTTGATCCTTGAATCGCCGAATAAGATGCAAAGGCAATCTCGATGCAAGTGTCAGCTCGCACTATCAGCTGCTTTTGGGAACCCCATGGATGATAGTTGAGTATTACATGTTGCGCCATCAGCCAACTCTGGTAAACTTCGTACCTGATTTACAAACATAGTGATATGGCCTAGTGAAATTCCAGCCCCTCGGTGCCTGGCAAGGTTCGACAAGCCTCGATTTCATACGAATGCCGCGTTTTGGCATCCGAGACTttgccatccatccatccaactGAAGAGACTTTGCCATGGCTGAACAGCCTTCTGGTTGGAAATAGTAGCAATGGGGTCTTGGCTCGTCGTGGCTTGTGGATCCAGCGGCATCGTATGCCGCAGATCATCTGGCTGCTGTCAGGGTCCAATGTCCTGCAGCTCGATGGGGGCACGCGCCAACGTATCAAGAACCTTTCAACGCGTGTGAGCGATTATCCAACAGGCAGAGACCCTGATGCACGAAATCAAGGTGTCGTCTGTGCAACTTAAGCCTCATGTTCAAGTCTGAGCTCAGGGTTTTTCGGCCTTAGACTCGGCGTATTATGGGTTCCTTTGACACCTCGGCTTGCCTTCTCAATACGGTTAGAATTGCAGGTTTGGCATTGGGCTCAGCATCCCTCTGCGCCAGCAAAGTCTGTCCTCAAGGTCGAATTGCTGACGACCATGTGTGGGACAGCTCAGTCCACAGCTGGATTCCCAACAAGAAAGAAGAGCCAACGAACAAAGACAGCTAGGTAACCACCGGAACCTGCCCCGGAGGATTCTTCGAGTGCGCCGTGTGAGACATTGGGCGCCCTAGTAACAAGCGCGGCGCGCTACTTGTGCGCTTTTAGAGTTTGACCGGTTCGGGGCAGGTCAAAGTGACGTCTCAGTCACTTCCGCCACCACCGGACGGACACCAATAGGCTTTGTCCTGACCCAACTCACCGAGGTCGTTCCCCTGGCCTAGGGGCTACTGCACGCGCCGTGTTCGCCCGCGTTGCCAAGGATGGATGAGTAGTCGACCTCGACTACATGGGATATGCCGCTACGACTACGAGCGATCTTAACCGGGATCAGCCAGATCAAACATTCTCCAAATTTCCACATTTATCGTGGGGAGCTTCCCCAACCTTGCCATTACGATTTGACCTCTTTACATCGCTTCAATGTCCGCAATTTCCCTTCAAGCGCGTCAGCTTTGGTCCTGTTGAGGTACTGCTGATGAAAGAGTCGCTCGAATGTCGAGCCCACACCGCCGCTGGATTGACGAGACCTAGTCGCCATGGCCAGCTTGGCCAAATCACAACAGGGCCATTCAAGGGTCGAGGAGAAGCGCATGACAGTAAGCCTCGGAGACTCCGGCGATGAGATGATATTAGCCAGGCTGATTTGTGAATGAAGCGCGACGGCCCCCAGCCACGAAGAGCATTCATCTCTGCGTCCCAACAACGACGGTCTTCCGGGTATCCAGCATCATGGACATCTAGATGGAAACACCGCCAGCAACCTCCATCAATCCGATATCAGACTGAACCGCAGGACAGCTCACCTGGGCCGCCGGTCCTTATTCGAAGAGAATCCTCCCAAACACTGCTGGATTCGGATGAGGAGCCGGAGCTCGTCCTTCCGAAATCCATCCAAGTCGGCCCAGAAGTATTATCGGTGAACCGCTTCTACACCAACTATGCCGCGCAAGCGAGTATCATGATTTTCAGTCGGCTCCCCGAGTACTACGATGTCGATCTCTCTGATGCCAGTCACGCACGACACGCCACACACGCTGTGGCTTTAGCGAGTGCCTCTCGATCACTCCGTCAGTCAGGGCTCATGGTCGAAGCTCGTCGACATTACGGCAAAGCCATTTCGACTCTGAACCAAGCCCTTCAAGACCCAGTTGCTGTGCGAGACGATGCCAACCTGGTCACGTTGTTTTTATTTGGCATGTTCGAGGTATGCCTGAGTTGATCCCTTGGAAGCTAACGCCTATTATGTTTCGGGCGACTTTCCGAGTGTGCCTTAGCTAAACCCAGCAGGTCATCAATGGCAAGCGAGGCACAAGCACAATTGACTTGCAAGAGAACGTATTTCCCCACGGGGCAGGAGGCTTGCAGTTATTCAAGTTCCGGGCAGAACATGGCCTGACAAACGAAGTCGATAAAGCCTGCTTCACCTTCTTCTGTCATGCGGCGGTGAGTAGCATTGATCATTTCTACCATGAGCCCTCCAACTGATCTTTCTATGACAAGTTAATGGAGATGTTCATACAACGAGACCACTTGACGCCTCTATGGTCAATGCTGGAAGAAGTGGAAACTCCGTGGGGCAAAGGCCCGGTTCTCGAGCCGCTTGTTCGACAGGTAGTCGATTTCAAGAGAGCCTTTGACTTCAAGGTGCAAGTCCAAGGTAACTTGACCAAGTTAACCGAAAGCCCCCCGGAGGATTTGCTAGACCTCATCCGGAACGGGATCGATTTAAGCAGCGACCTTGAGGCAGCCGTCGCATTCCTCGGTTTCTCTGGTGCTTCAACATGCTCCGGACAGCAGCAAAAAGTCTTCAACGGTCTATTCTCACTGTCGTCCGAGTCATCCGTTGCTATCGCGCGAAGTCATTACCGTTCCCTTCGTGTATACCTCTTAGAGAGGATTATCGAGTTACGAAACACTATAAAAGAGAGCAGCGGCAAAGTCGCCATAAGCTTAGGTCCTATGCCGAGTTGGTCGGATGGTGTCTCTGTCGTTGAAGACGTTCTCGAAGATATCCGAACGGTATTCGGCCTAGAAGGGAAGAAAGAGGCGCCAACTGAGGGCATTGCTTACAGAACCATGACAATGTTCTGGCCAATGGTTATGGTACGCACTTCATGTTTTTCAGGCCCCCATAATGGTAGGTGGGTGGCAGAAAAGATGCTTGAGTTAACCACGAAATCGGGGTTTGGCCTCGGTGTGGAAGCTGCGAGTGCTTGAAGGCATTGCTTCAGATCACCGAGGCGTTGCACTTTTGAGA
The Colletotrichum lupini chromosome 6, complete sequence DNA segment above includes these coding regions:
- a CDS encoding alpha/beta hydrolase fold, giving the protein MPYFSRNPSFNLFYLDEGPRTASHTVLLITGLSCEMHDWSWQVPFLLSHNLRVISIDSRGQGKSSAPAPDPKIRTWPGVEKSADREVIDYYPQSTAEDMLAMLSHLGITKNLIVISHSLGEAAGYYIATTRPDLVKASIGVDPIHAFPNAVRERDTYLFNDPEAQDKIISTLIEFFGTYCYSPECPAWQKTWHLRRMAQFDKAVMYALCWGGWGDAHSLGRQENAVKAFAGKLKCPRLTLGSNDWYVGTDRDHLPKGDEALDEIVVIEGKGHWFHQLESEEFNGHLERWFQKIGVLPAVEAGTA